A stretch of Exiguobacterium sp. BMC-KP DNA encodes these proteins:
- a CDS encoding replication-associated recombination protein A, whose translation MAHLFESQSPAGPLANRMRPQNLDEIVGQHHLIGETTLLRRAILADRLGTVIFYGPPGTGKTTLARVISSYTKSAFEQLNAVTAKLEQLREILKAAEARLQFEDQKTILFLDEIHRFNKMQQDALLPALEAGTITLIGATTENPSFEVNAALLSRATVFRFEPPTADDLRIVLDRTLKDADRGLGKYPITITDEAIDHYVKLSDGDYRALLNALELAVLTTPEIDGQITIDLAVAEESIQQKALKYDKDGDRHYDVISAFIKSIRGSDPDAALYWLAVMIEAGESPRFIVRRLYVHAAEDIGLSDPQALLMVDACARACEYVGFPEARIPLAETVLYLATAPKSNTVISAIDQALTLVRRSDGGPVPPHLRDAHHPGAAALGNGVTYQYPHDFEHAYVPQNYWPENLARTKPVFYRPSPRGFEKQLQARLDFWNKQTATHQKKRP comes from the coding sequence ATGGCACATTTATTTGAATCCCAGTCCCCTGCCGGACCGCTCGCAAATCGGATGCGTCCGCAGAATCTGGATGAGATTGTTGGGCAACACCATCTGATTGGAGAGACGACGCTCCTGCGGCGTGCCATCCTAGCTGACCGTCTTGGAACCGTCATTTTCTACGGTCCACCTGGAACTGGTAAGACGACGCTCGCGCGCGTCATCTCTAGTTATACGAAATCAGCGTTTGAGCAACTGAATGCGGTCACTGCAAAACTGGAACAATTACGAGAAATTCTAAAAGCAGCTGAAGCTCGTCTCCAGTTCGAAGATCAAAAAACGATCCTCTTTCTTGACGAGATCCATCGTTTCAATAAGATGCAACAGGACGCCTTACTACCGGCACTTGAAGCGGGTACGATCACATTGATCGGGGCGACGACGGAAAATCCGAGTTTTGAAGTCAACGCCGCACTCTTGTCTCGAGCAACAGTCTTTCGTTTTGAACCACCGACAGCAGATGATTTACGAATCGTCCTTGATCGGACCCTGAAGGATGCGGATCGTGGTCTTGGCAAATACCCGATCACGATCACGGATGAAGCGATCGATCATTACGTCAAGTTATCGGATGGCGATTACCGGGCATTGTTGAATGCACTTGAACTCGCTGTCTTGACGACACCGGAAATCGATGGTCAGATTACGATTGATCTCGCTGTCGCCGAGGAATCGATTCAGCAAAAAGCATTGAAATACGATAAGGACGGTGACCGTCATTATGATGTCATCTCTGCCTTCATTAAATCGATTCGAGGTTCCGATCCGGACGCCGCGCTCTACTGGCTCGCTGTCATGATTGAAGCCGGTGAAAGCCCACGCTTTATCGTCCGCCGTCTCTATGTCCATGCAGCAGAAGACATCGGTCTGTCTGATCCGCAAGCCTTACTAATGGTCGATGCGTGTGCACGTGCTTGTGAATACGTCGGTTTTCCGGAAGCACGAATCCCGCTCGCTGAAACGGTCTTGTATCTCGCGACGGCACCGAAATCGAATACTGTCATCTCAGCGATTGATCAAGCATTGACGCTCGTTCGTCGCTCGGACGGGGGACCGGTCCCACCGCACTTGCGCGATGCCCATCACCCAGGTGCCGCAGCACTTGGAAATGGCGTCACCTATCAATATCCGCACGATTTTGAGCACGCTTATGTCCCCCAGAATTATTGGCCCGAGAACCTCGCTCGGACGAAACCAGTCTTTTATCGTCCTAGTCCACGTGGGTTTGAGAAACAATTGCAAGCTCGTCTTGATTTTTGGAACAAACAAACAGCTACACATCAGAAAAAGCGACCATAA